From Bradyrhizobium sp. NDS-1, the proteins below share one genomic window:
- a CDS encoding DinB family protein: MSAGLIQTYGAFAHNNAWANHRLLTACAALSQPEFEAHRTGFFPSLQRTLNHIYVIDLFYIDALEGGWLGPQAWVNEVPHPSVSELKAAQAAMDRRLLAICDALTPELLDGHVRINRDTSVQIERCDRLLMHLFQHQIHHRGQAHAMLSETSVAPPQLDEFFAEGEAPLRAAEFSDLGWTEATVWKA; this comes from the coding sequence ATGTCGGCCGGCCTCATTCAGACCTACGGCGCCTTTGCCCACAACAATGCCTGGGCGAACCATCGGCTGCTCACCGCCTGCGCCGCGCTGTCTCAGCCCGAGTTCGAAGCCCACCGCACCGGCTTCTTCCCGAGCCTCCAGCGCACGCTGAACCACATCTACGTCATTGATCTCTTCTACATTGATGCGCTCGAGGGCGGCTGGCTCGGGCCACAGGCCTGGGTGAACGAGGTGCCCCACCCCTCGGTTTCTGAGCTGAAGGCTGCCCAGGCCGCGATGGACAGACGCCTGCTCGCCATCTGCGACGCGCTCACGCCCGAGCTTCTCGATGGCCATGTCCGGATCAACAGAGACACGAGCGTCCAGATCGAACGTTGCGACCGGCTGTTGATGCACCTGTTTCAGCATCAGATCCATCATCGCGGGCAGGCGCATGCCATGCTGTCCGAAACCAGCGTCGCGCCGCCCCAACTCGACGAATTCTTCGCCGAAGGAGAGGCGCCGCTCAGGGCCGCAGAGTTCTCCGATCTCGGATGGACCGAGGCGACGGTGTGGAAAGCCTAG
- the uvrA gene encoding excinuclease ABC subunit UvrA — MDEVIKAKRQQQNAGAHLRAITIRGAREHNLKNIDVEIPRDKLVVFTGLSGSGKSSLAFDTIYAEGQRRYVESLSAYARQFLEMMQKPDVDQIDGLSPAISIEQKTTSKNPRSTVGTVTEIYDYMRLLWARVGVPYSPATGLPIESQTVSQMVDRVLALPEGTRLYLLAPVVRGRKGEYRKELAEWLKKGFQRVKIDGTFHELAEAPALDKKFPHDIDVVVDRIVVRADIGQRLAESFETALKLAEGLAVVEFADAPAGAAPAEEKEKKKTAKIHDKSGPERMLFSEKFACPVSGFTIPEVEPRLFSFNNPYGACPACGGLGVEQHVDEDLVIPDKELAIGKGAIAPWAKSSSPYYVQTLTALGKHYKFTLTTKWKDLPKKTQNAILHGSGEDEIKFSYEDGVRSYDTKKPFEGVITNINRRYRETESEWAREELAKYFHDVPCEGCKGFRLKPEALCVKIGGKHIGEISELSVRKAGEWFETVPGALNAQQNEIAGRILKEIRERLTFLLDVGLNYLTLSRSSGTLSGGESQRIRLASQIGSGLTGVLYVLDEPSIGLHQRDNARLLDTLKRLRDLGNTVIVVEHDEDAILLADHVLDIGPGAGMHGGNIIAEGTPAEIMRNPKSLTGKYLTGELEVEVPERRPPNHRRTIKVVNARGNNLKNVTAEIPLGLFTAVTGVSGGGKSTLLIDTLYRAIARKLNNASEGAAPHDRIEGLEHIDKIIDIDQSPIGRTPRSNPATYTGAFTPIREWFAGLPEAKARGYEPGRFSFNVKGGRCEACQGDGVIKIEMHFLPDVYVTCDVCKGKRYNRETLEVLFKGKSIADVLDMTVEEAAEFFKAVPRVRETFQTLHRVGLDYIHVGQQATTLSGGEAQRVKLAKELSKRATGRTLYILDEPTTGLHFHDVKKLLEVLHELVAQGNTVVVIEHNLEVIKTADWVIDLGPEGGDGGGEIVAWGPPEDIAKAPRSYTGKFLEPVLKKARKPKRRSTSEAAE, encoded by the coding sequence ATGGATGAAGTGATCAAGGCGAAGCGCCAACAGCAGAACGCGGGGGCACACCTGCGCGCAATTACGATCCGCGGCGCGCGCGAGCACAACCTCAAGAACATCGACGTCGAGATTCCCCGCGACAAGCTGGTGGTGTTCACGGGCCTGTCGGGCTCCGGAAAATCCTCGCTCGCCTTCGACACGATCTACGCCGAGGGCCAGCGCCGCTACGTCGAATCGCTGTCGGCCTATGCGCGCCAGTTTCTGGAGATGATGCAGAAGCCTGATGTCGACCAGATCGACGGCCTGTCGCCGGCGATCTCGATCGAGCAGAAGACGACCTCGAAGAACCCGCGCTCCACCGTCGGCACCGTCACCGAGATCTACGACTACATGCGCCTGCTCTGGGCGCGCGTCGGCGTGCCCTATTCGCCGGCCACGGGCCTGCCGATCGAGAGCCAGACCGTCTCGCAGATGGTCGACCGCGTGCTGGCCCTCCCCGAGGGGACGCGCCTCTACCTGCTCGCGCCCGTCGTGCGCGGCCGCAAGGGCGAGTACCGCAAGGAGCTCGCCGAATGGCTCAAGAAGGGTTTTCAGCGCGTCAAGATCGACGGCACCTTTCATGAGCTCGCGGAAGCCCCGGCGCTGGACAAGAAGTTCCCGCACGACATCGACGTCGTGGTCGACCGCATCGTGGTGCGCGCCGACATCGGTCAGCGCCTCGCCGAGAGTTTCGAGACCGCGCTGAAGCTCGCCGAAGGCCTCGCCGTCGTCGAATTCGCCGACGCGCCGGCGGGCGCTGCGCCTGCGGAGGAAAAGGAAAAGAAGAAGACCGCAAAAATCCACGACAAGAGCGGACCCGAGCGCATGCTGTTCTCGGAAAAGTTCGCCTGCCCGGTCTCCGGCTTCACCATCCCCGAGGTCGAGCCGCGCCTGTTCTCGTTCAACAACCCCTACGGCGCCTGCCCCGCCTGCGGCGGCCTCGGCGTCGAGCAGCATGTCGACGAGGACCTCGTCATCCCCGACAAGGAGCTCGCCATCGGCAAGGGCGCGATCGCGCCGTGGGCCAAATCGTCCTCGCCCTATTACGTGCAGACGCTGACGGCGCTCGGCAAGCACTACAAATTCACGCTGACCACCAAGTGGAAGGACCTGCCTAAGAAGACGCAGAACGCCATCCTCCATGGCTCCGGCGAGGACGAGATCAAGTTCTCCTACGAAGACGGGGTGCGTTCCTACGACACCAAGAAGCCGTTCGAGGGCGTCATCACCAACATCAACCGCCGCTACCGCGAAACCGAAAGCGAGTGGGCGCGCGAGGAGCTGGCAAAGTATTTCCACGACGTGCCCTGCGAAGGCTGCAAGGGCTTCCGGCTCAAGCCCGAGGCGCTCTGCGTCAAGATCGGCGGCAAGCATATCGGCGAGATCTCGGAGCTGTCGGTCAGGAAGGCCGGCGAATGGTTCGAGACCGTGCCCGGTGCGCTCAACGCGCAGCAGAACGAGATTGCCGGACGTATCCTGAAAGAGATCCGTGAGCGCCTCACCTTCCTGCTCGACGTCGGCCTCAACTACCTGACGCTGTCCCGCTCCTCCGGCACGCTGTCCGGCGGCGAGAGCCAGCGCATTCGTCTGGCCTCGCAGATCGGCTCCGGGCTCACAGGCGTGCTCTACGTGCTGGACGAGCCCTCGATCGGCCTGCACCAGCGCGACAATGCACGCCTGCTCGATACCCTCAAGCGGCTGCGCGACCTCGGCAACACCGTGATCGTGGTCGAGCATGACGAGGACGCCATCCTCCTGGCCGACCACGTGCTCGACATCGGCCCCGGCGCCGGCATGCATGGCGGCAACATCATCGCCGAAGGCACGCCCGCCGAGATCATGCGCAACCCGAAATCGCTGACCGGCAAGTACCTGACCGGCGAGCTCGAGGTCGAGGTGCCGGAGCGGCGCCCGCCGAACCATCGCCGCACCATCAAGGTGGTGAACGCGCGCGGCAATAACCTCAAGAACGTCACGGCCGAAATTCCGCTGGGCCTGTTCACGGCGGTCACCGGCGTCTCCGGCGGCGGCAAGTCGACGCTCCTCATCGACACGCTCTACCGCGCCATCGCCCGCAAGCTGAACAATGCCAGCGAAGGCGCTGCCCCGCACGACCGCATCGAGGGCCTCGAGCACATCGACAAGATCATCGACATTGACCAGTCGCCGATCGGCCGCACCCCGCGCTCGAACCCGGCGACCTACACCGGCGCCTTCACGCCGATCCGCGAATGGTTCGCCGGCCTGCCCGAGGCGAAAGCGCGCGGCTACGAGCCCGGCCGCTTCTCCTTCAACGTCAAGGGCGGCCGCTGCGAGGCCTGCCAGGGCGACGGCGTCATCAAGATCGAGATGCATTTCCTTCCCGACGTCTACGTGACCTGCGACGTCTGCAAGGGCAAGCGCTACAACCGCGAGACGCTGGAGGTGCTGTTCAAGGGCAAGAGCATCGCCGACGTGCTCGACATGACCGTCGAGGAGGCCGCCGAGTTCTTCAAGGCCGTGCCGCGCGTCCGCGAGACGTTCCAGACGCTCCACCGCGTCGGCCTCGACTACATCCACGTCGGCCAGCAGGCCACCACGCTCTCGGGCGGCGAAGCCCAGCGCGTCAAGCTCGCGAAGGAATTATCGAAGCGCGCCACCGGCCGCACCCTCTACATCCTGGACGAGCCGACCACCGGCCTGCACTTCCACGACGTCAAGAAGCTGCTCGAGGTGCTGCACGAGCTGGTCGCGCAGGGCAACACGGTCGTCGTCATCGAGCACAATCTCGAAGTCATCAAGACCGCCGACTGGGTCATCGACCTCGGCCCCGAAGGCGGCGACGGCGGCGGCGAGATCGTTGCCTGGGGCCCGCCCGAGGACATCGCCAAGGCGCCGCGGAGCTACACGGGCAAATTCCTGGAGCCGGTGCTGAAGAAGGCGCGGAAGCCGAAGCGAAGGAGCACGAGCGAGGCAGCGGAGTGA
- a CDS encoding single-stranded DNA-binding protein: protein MAGSVNKVILVGNLGKDPEIRRTQDGRPIANLSIATSETWRDKNSGERKEKTEWHRVVIFNEGLCKVAEQYLKKGAKVYIEGALQTRKWTDQSGVEKYSTEVVLQGFNSTLTMLDGRGGGGGGSFGDEPGGDFGSSGPVSSAPRRPVAASGGGRNSDMDDDIPF from the coding sequence ATGGCGGGAAGCGTCAACAAGGTCATTCTGGTTGGAAATCTCGGCAAGGATCCTGAAATCCGCCGCACCCAGGACGGGCGGCCGATCGCGAATCTGAGCATCGCCACCTCGGAGACCTGGCGCGACAAGAATTCCGGCGAGCGCAAGGAGAAGACCGAGTGGCACCGCGTCGTGATCTTCAATGAAGGTCTCTGCAAGGTCGCCGAACAGTACCTGAAGAAGGGCGCCAAGGTTTACATCGAGGGCGCGCTCCAGACCCGCAAATGGACCGATCAGAGCGGCGTCGAGAAGTACTCGACGGAGGTGGTGCTGCAGGGCTTCAATTCGACGCTCACGATGCTCGACGGCCGCGGCGGCGGTGGAGGCGGCAGCTTCGGCGACGAGCCGGGCGGCGATTTCGGCTCCTCCGGCCCCGTCAGCAGCGCGCCGCGCCGTCCCGTTGCCGCCAGCGGCGGTGGCCGCAACAGCGACATGGACGACGACATCCCGTTCTGA
- a CDS encoding outer membrane protein, with amino-acid sequence MKKLLLASAGLFALSALAPASAADLAARPYTKAPVAPVAMYNWSGFYIGVNGGGASSRNCWDLNAVLGAAIPVVSEGCHNATGGVVGGQVGYRWQSTNWVFGLEAQGDWANLKGSNASAPLAFAPIVNQTRIDAIGLFTGQVGYAWNNVLLYVKGGAAVTHAKYDGLLGGVVFDSASETRWGGAVGTGIEFGFAPSWSVAVEYNHLFMGGRNVGFTVLGVNDRTDRIKQDVDMGTVRLNYTFGGPVVARY; translated from the coding sequence ATAAAGAAGCTTTTGCTGGCTTCGGCCGGCTTGTTCGCACTCAGCGCGTTGGCGCCGGCCTCAGCGGCCGATCTGGCGGCCCGCCCCTACACCAAGGCTCCGGTCGCGCCGGTCGCGATGTACAACTGGAGCGGTTTCTACATCGGCGTCAACGGCGGTGGCGCCTCGAGCCGCAACTGCTGGGATCTCAACGCTGTCCTCGGCGCGGCAATTCCGGTTGTCTCCGAAGGCTGTCACAACGCCACGGGCGGCGTCGTCGGTGGTCAGGTCGGCTATCGCTGGCAGTCGACCAACTGGGTCTTCGGCCTCGAAGCTCAAGGCGACTGGGCCAATCTCAAGGGATCGAACGCGAGCGCCCCCCTCGCCTTCGCGCCGATCGTCAATCAGACCCGAATCGATGCGATCGGCCTTTTCACCGGCCAGGTCGGCTATGCCTGGAACAACGTGCTCTTGTACGTGAAGGGCGGCGCCGCGGTTACCCATGCCAAATACGATGGTCTTCTGGGCGGCGTCGTCTTCGACAGCGCGAGCGAGACGCGCTGGGGTGGCGCAGTCGGCACCGGCATCGAATTCGGTTTCGCCCCGAGCTGGTCTGTTGCCGTCGAATACAACCATCTGTTCATGGGCGGCCGCAACGTCGGGTTCACGGTCCTCGGCGTCAACGACCGTACCGACCGTATCAAGCAGGACGTCGACATGGGCACCGTCCGCCTCAACTACACCTTCGGCGGTCCCGTCGTCGCCCGGTACTGA
- a CDS encoding outer membrane protein, which produces MKKILVGFAGAVALALSAPAGAADLGARPYTKAPVAPPAPIYTWTGFYIGVQGGGGWGRSDETFFGAPNAPGFAGSQDYDTSGGFVGGVFGYNWQVNNVVFGIEGDYHWADINGRSAEINAGLGDTYFTRIRGFGDIKGRLGYSTGPALLFVSGGAAVGDIQHRYDGVPGNVFIQNNTRWGWTVGAGAEYMFAPNWSAKVEYNYIDFGRSTIQYTAVPANRSEWNDTVHTVKAGVNYHFNWGGMGTTRY; this is translated from the coding sequence ATGAAGAAGATTCTCGTTGGCTTCGCCGGCGCAGTTGCGCTGGCCCTCTCGGCTCCGGCCGGTGCTGCGGATCTCGGGGCCCGTCCCTATACAAAGGCGCCGGTCGCACCCCCCGCTCCGATCTATACCTGGACCGGCTTCTACATCGGTGTGCAGGGCGGCGGCGGCTGGGGCCGCAGCGACGAGACCTTCTTCGGCGCTCCGAACGCTCCGGGCTTCGCTGGATCGCAGGATTACGATACCAGCGGCGGGTTCGTCGGTGGCGTGTTCGGCTACAACTGGCAAGTCAACAATGTCGTATTCGGTATCGAAGGCGACTACCATTGGGCCGACATCAACGGTCGTTCTGCGGAGATCAATGCCGGCCTGGGCGACACCTATTTCACGAGAATCCGCGGCTTCGGCGACATCAAGGGCCGTCTCGGCTACTCGACCGGCCCCGCTCTCTTGTTCGTCAGCGGCGGCGCTGCAGTCGGCGACATTCAGCACCGCTATGATGGCGTTCCCGGAAACGTCTTCATCCAGAACAACACCCGCTGGGGTTGGACCGTCGGCGCGGGCGCGGAATACATGTTCGCTCCGAACTGGTCGGCCAAGGTCGAATACAACTACATCGACTTCGGCCGCAGCACGATCCAGTACACCGCCGTGCCTGCCAACCGTTCCGAGTGGAACGATACCGTTCACACCGTCAAGGCAGGTGTGAACTATCACTTCAATTGGGGCGGGATGGGCACCACCAGGTACTGA
- a CDS encoding HAD family hydrolase produces MPYTLAIFDLDGTLADSFPWFLRTINDVADRFGFRRVTDEDIEELRHASTREILARLEVPLWKLPAIARHARRLKAEAASEIPLFAGVEAMLRTLADSGVQLALVTSDSEANAREKLGEAAALFSHFDCAASLFGKPAKFRRVIRRAGADPARVIAVGDEVRDIEAARAVGIGCGAVCWGYAAPAALRALGPDHVFERIDDIAPILLSGALEPRDRTPA; encoded by the coding sequence ATGCCCTACACCCTCGCCATCTTCGACCTCGACGGCACCCTCGCCGACAGCTTCCCTTGGTTCCTGCGCACCATCAACGATGTGGCCGATCGCTTCGGCTTTCGCCGCGTGACGGACGAGGACATCGAAGAGCTCAGGCATGCCTCGACGCGCGAGATCCTCGCCCGCCTCGAAGTGCCCCTGTGGAAGCTGCCGGCGATCGCGCGGCATGCGCGGCGGCTAAAGGCGGAAGCTGCTTCCGAGATCCCGCTGTTTGCGGGCGTCGAGGCGATGCTGCGGACGCTGGCCGATAGCGGCGTGCAGCTTGCGCTGGTGACCTCCGACAGTGAAGCCAATGCGCGCGAGAAGCTCGGCGAAGCGGCGGCGCTGTTTTCACATTTCGACTGTGCCGCATCGCTGTTCGGCAAGCCCGCGAAATTCCGCCGCGTCATCCGCCGTGCTGGAGCTGATCCGGCCCGCGTGATCGCGGTTGGCGACGAGGTGCGCGACATCGAGGCGGCGCGGGCTGTCGGGATCGGCTGCGGTGCGGTGTGCTGGGGTTATGCGGCGCCGGCGGCGCTGCGGGCGCTGGGGCCAGACCACGTCTTCGAGCGTATCGACGACATCGCGCCGATCCTGCTGAGCGGTGCCCTCGAGCCGAGAGATCGGACGCCGGCCTAG
- a CDS encoding barstar family protein → MPYGFEFGDDGASPDATIRANVPRNIAHKTALLVTIATQLRFPNYFGGNWDALEECICDLSWLPTGLVLVKHDDLPLVDDVRNAIVYVTILNSATRKMSKSEQHPLSIVFPAQYRDQVLWLLRSSESS, encoded by the coding sequence ATGCCGTACGGTTTTGAATTTGGAGATGATGGCGCATCTCCAGACGCTACCATACGTGCCAACGTCCCTCGGAACATCGCGCACAAGACGGCGCTTCTAGTCACAATCGCGACACAGCTCAGATTTCCGAATTATTTTGGAGGAAATTGGGATGCGCTCGAGGAATGCATCTGTGATCTATCCTGGCTGCCAACCGGGCTGGTACTCGTAAAGCACGACGACCTGCCGCTCGTTGACGATGTGCGGAACGCAATTGTCTACGTTACCATACTGAACAGCGCCACCCGCAAGATGTCGAAATCGGAACAACATCCACTTTCGATCGTGTTTCCCGCCCAATATCGTGACCAGGTCTTGTGGCTACTTCGATCCAGCGAAAGCTCGTAG
- a CDS encoding outer membrane protein, whose translation MKKVLLASACLFALAAPASAADLAARPYTKAPVAPLASVYNWTGFYLGIVGGGAWEDSSGDPKMKGGFVGGTAGYNWQTGNVVFGLEADAAWADVSASATGPILVPGFGVATATLSSKTDAMGTVRGRIGWAVNNVLFYGTGGYAWIDNKLSASALGVTISDSKFHSGWTVGAGVEAYFAPNWTVKGEYLYRSLGGETYFSGTLPTGTLDFHTVQVGVNYHFGAPVVAKY comes from the coding sequence ATGAAAAAGGTTTTGTTGGCTTCGGCCTGTTTGTTCGCTCTGGCGGCCCCCGCTTCGGCTGCTGATCTCGCAGCCCGCCCCTACACCAAGGCTCCGGTCGCTCCGCTGGCTTCGGTCTACAACTGGACCGGCTTCTACCTCGGTATCGTCGGTGGCGGCGCCTGGGAAGACAGCTCCGGCGACCCGAAGATGAAGGGTGGCTTCGTCGGCGGCACCGCCGGCTACAACTGGCAGACCGGCAACGTCGTGTTCGGCCTCGAGGCTGATGCTGCCTGGGCTGACGTCAGCGCGTCCGCCACCGGTCCGATCCTCGTCCCCGGCTTCGGTGTTGCCACGGCGACTCTGAGCTCGAAGACGGATGCGATGGGCACCGTTCGCGGCCGCATCGGCTGGGCCGTCAACAACGTCCTGTTCTACGGCACGGGTGGTTACGCCTGGATCGACAACAAGCTGAGCGCCAGCGCTCTCGGCGTGACCATCTCCGACAGCAAGTTCCACTCCGGCTGGACCGTCGGTGCAGGCGTCGAGGCGTACTTCGCTCCGAACTGGACCGTCAAGGGCGAGTACCTCTACCGCAGCCTCGGCGGCGAGACCTACTTCTCGGGCACCCTGCCCACCGGCACGCTCGACTTCCACACCGTGCAGGTCGGCGTGAACTATCACTTCGGCGCCCCGGTGGTTGCGAAGTACTAA